The Vanessa atalanta chromosome 2, ilVanAtal1.2, whole genome shotgun sequence DNA window ATCTGACGACCAATCCTTAAATCCCAAGCAAAGCCATGAGCAACAACTGGCATAGTATACAAAAGAAGGATGATAATTTCTAACCTTTTGTTCTTTTGATAGTCCACTCGCTGAAACAACTAGTCCTCTCATAGCTATTGTGTATACAGGTTCAGGGCCTGAAGGGATAGGACTGCCTTCCATCAGGCAGCATGATAGACAACGCGGACCAACCAGTCTATATTGgaggaaatattatatacaacattACATGGATTACAGATTCATTtaagaataattgaaaaataatattaagcctaatttaatacatttaatttaatatacatttttatgttttaataaataatgttttatttttatgagaatATGTTGAAATTACTAAATGTGATTAGAGAATAACACTTACACAAATGTATAAAGATGGCAACAGTTAAAGTACTTATAGgaaggatatatatattatttagtcataaacacaataacaataacatacattaaaacttAGTATCTAACTCaaactacataaatattacattagcaaTGAACAATATGAGAAAAAgtcttttatagttataatattagaacTTTAAATTAGACAAATGGTAAATGTTACAATGAAATTATCTTCACAATCATTCATTGTTACTTACAAGCACTTGGTAGTCTTTAATTTTTCGAAAATCTCTCCTTCGAACTTCGATAATACGAATACATCTCTTTTAGTCAGATTGTCATATTTCCTCCATAAGGCCTCTTGTACCCATTTTGCTTTTATTCCACCGCCGCTATGCTGTTCACAggcctaataaaataaattacaatttaaataaggaaATGTCATACTACATTCTATAgcagctttattttatttactaggcATGTGATAGGTTCATAATCGTTTCATgtgcaaaatttttatttaaaaataaaatctgttgttaatattttaaaaatatcatagacATATGACGACATGAACTTGGGTTACGACACAGTTTATTCTTAAggttatttaaaagagaaattACGGTAAAAGCCAATTGCATTTCTTCAGAACATTCATTTTCACTATTACAGTCTTCTGGTATGATAAACGTAACATTTATGTCCTCGTTCATTTTGTTCACTCAGTTTGTGTCATAcagatttttaaactatttaacgtGAAAATACATTATAGAAGTCATTACAATCACGTACAAGAACGCATTTTTTCTCTACGATAATTCTATCTATATTGCGCGCGGTTTGTTTACAactgtcatttgttttataaaagttgAAACCAGGATCCACAGACTGAATAGaaccaataaatattacaagatacAGAATAcagaaaagaatatttatttatacagataaaatatttggaAGCCTTTCTTATTACAATTTACAGTATTGCCATTACCCATAATTCCATAGAGTGTTGCTAGttgcattaataattattaatttattattatagttattgacGTTTGTTCATATAGGTTATAAATCTATCTGTTTTGAactaatattctataaatatgtgATAAACTTTCATCGATATAACATTTTCTAGTgttctatcaaaataaattgagtCAACATGTTATACGACGACTTTAAACCTATTGTAGACCTCGTGTTTAACAATTGGACGGCTTTACAGCTGGCTGTTGAACATGGGATGGGTGCTCCAGGCGGTGAAAAGGTATGAATTATCCAAgggaatatataaaatatatacatttaggcAATGTTTATGCGAATACCATTTATTATTTCAGACGGCGCAATTAATGTCAGTGTACGTAGCGAGGTATTGTGTCGAAAATGTGGTAGATAGAGATGATTTAACAGAACTCTTAGAAGACTTGATGGACGAAGAGTTTGAAACCGTATGCCACGATAACTCGCCTAAAGGTACCGCCTAGTTCATCCACCTACAGTGTTCTAGTATcgctttttaatttagaaatttaaaaagtaaactaaAAGTATTAagattcaaattttatattacttgaaTTGcggatttttaataacttatgtgttattttatattacagaagTATCGTCGTTGCTCGTTTTCTTCCTTGGACTGTTGAAAGAAGGACGGCATGATGAACTGCGTAGTCACATAGAAGCTATGCCTAAATGTCAAAAATGGCTTAGTGAACCCATTCATGAGTCAGTCCCACCACAGGTAAAAAAAAGCACAAACTATATCACACCAACCTTGATCTTAAAAAATGACAATGATTTTCTTGTACTTACAATGCTaaagcatataaatatattcaaatgagTGTATTCAATAGACAGAATTTAAACATTTctattttgaatgaatgaaatagcCTTTATTTGGATACATGTGGcttaaataacacaaaatttattttaattaataataaattattctaaatatagacataaaaaagttacatttaaactGCACTGGAATATGATGTCACAAGTAGAATCTCAGATTATTGTGATAACTTTACCACAAATGTTCAATCCTTGGATTTCAATAcagattttgtaaaaaaaaattatgcctaTAAACATGGGAAGTACATAGTCTTGGATCTCAATGTTAGATTACAACTTGCCGTCTTTGGTTTAGGTCCACATGTCTTACCGTATTTAGGCtcccatttattaaaaaaattaatgctaTGAACTTAAGTTCAtagcattaatttttttttgtattaatataacagaCTTCTACTGCATATAATTCGTAATGAGAAAATACTGCTAaacataatagaaaatatattttcaaatttacattCTTTTATTTAACCCAAGACTACTCACAGGATTGTCTATCTGTGTGTTCTCATATCAATATTTCAGTTTGTAGTGTAGTCAGTTTTCAATTAGTCTTTTCTGTTGATATTAATATCCCTAACAAGTTTCTTGCAAAAAAGATATAAATCAGGTTTTGTAATCCATGAATACCGTCTCTGATCAAGATAGTATCacctgtgaaatattttttattttttgacatgCAATGTTTcaacaaagaaatataatatcaatcaatGTCTCATCATCTTCGAAAAGGTTGATTTTAGgcaattgattgttttttttaatatatgaaaactcacaaatattttttataataaatttacaaaatctttCAGTGCCATGGTAATCCTGACGATGACACAACAAgtagtgatgatgatgatgataatgatgatgaagaGCAACAAATCCAACCTAATTCAGAAGTAGCGACAACATCTAACCAAGCAGATGGAGTTGAACCCATGGACGAAGATGACTTAGAACCTGGCTGGACTGTTGTCCGAACACGCAGgcgaaaataaatgaatactacatatcagtcattttaatatgatattatggTATTTGCTATCTGtattaaaacactttttatCAATGTGTGTCGTAGTCTTGATATATATTACTCTATGTTGtggataaagattttaaattgttacatgaaatttaagtaatgtatattattatctttatctgaatatttgaaatgataaaCTACAGCTAAGTAAAATATTGGtgtcataaaatgtaattaaggtTCATACAATGTTGTCAGTATAACTATTACATTAGACAAATAACATActcttaaatatgtttaaaaaaatatctaagtcATTGAAATGGAAGCAATGTAATGTATCTACATTATTAAGAACATATgagtgaatatttataatatatttttataaatattcactcatataatataattctttgtatatttaaaacatataattattttgtattaaattcatattgaaTTTAGTAAAGATTGGCAAataccttattattaatatttatgttttgtaatttgtttagtgtacatattattatacttagttTTTCACAAATGCTTTTTATATACACGCatataaatatgacataaaaaagaaGTAATGGATTAAACGAATATTAGTTAAACGGTTTTCGGCAGTTCGACATACTTGTAATCTTAATTcggcatttattttatatttaaatctatttagttAAACAGATCAATTGTTAGCGTTGCCCAAAGCTGAAGAAACCGTCAACCACTTCGAAATCCATATATTCAGGAACCTCAAACCTTTATACTTGGTAAGTACCAAGTATAAAGGTTTATACATTGAGTGTAAGTACACTCAAGTATATAAATGTTCATATTTTTCCGTCACTTATAATATTCGGAATTCACTGTCTGTGTTACCACACCAATTGACGCAATATTATATTAGACTAAAgaagtaaacattttaaacaagtGGTTCATTTTTTCTATCGTCAAAGGTAAACTAACTTACCTTTTTTCAAAACAtaacttattttgtaattttctacAGGTAATATAAgtctaattaattgtaaatgcaAAGAATGGGGGCAATTCAGCCAATTTTGAAGTATTTGGTAGTACCCATGAAACCATCATTAATATCGATGTTAAAtagatttaagtttaaaattattattattgtagtaatAGATTTAGAAAAATACCAAtccttcaataattattttgtgtattgtgTGTATTGtaccttttttatatctatacacATACAGAAATATGGATTTACTGTAATATTGTGCTTTTCAAAGATGCTATTTCGTATTTGTATATTCGTTATTAATAACTAacgtacatacattttattcattataaacaaatctctggctaataattttaatcaatcaattgctaaattgaaaatttttggTGATTTGGTAAAATCAAAGCAACATAAATCGATTAAGGTCTTAAGCACATCATATATCAATACATACAtagcaacattttattataatgaacactataatttcataaaaaaaaaacagcaaaacACATCAAATGTGATGTATACATGTCAAACtatgtaattttatgttaactatttaaaaaatcctactggtatacatattattctagttatgtattttatataagtaaattaattataagtgaaGATTGTCGTGCACACGTAGCATTTCAATGTGTAGTGCAATTGTGTCTACTGTTGTGTAGAAGTTATTTTGTACTGTTTAAAACGATTGTGACTTTATTTTATcgagtacttttatttataaataaatgtgcttaatgttgttttttgtttaattattaatactcgCATTTATTTAGTCCTTTTATCAGTGGCGCAGCACGTCACTAGCACCCGGTGCGGATTCCAAATTTGCCGCACTCTTATTTTTGcaatccataaaaaaaaaaaattgtaaataaataatatttattgagaaagcTTTCGCTTGCATCACCCATGCATAGAACCTGCATAGGTACCTGGGTATTtggtaacaacaaaaaaaaaatgaaaataataactgaaagaaattgactttttttttctctaatttatacaatattaatccttatccaattaagatccttaaatacattgggcatttaatatagatcaatatagccCTATATTGTATAGGCtatacagcatgtaatttaaatgaatgttttcgaagatattagAGATTTTAAACGCAGGGACAttgcggtttgtattgtctaatgaccgaaatactgtgaacgttgtatataaacacatactatagtatatttagtacctatcagcattgcacccgtgtgaaaccggggcgggtcgctagtataagatataatattgtaatttattatcctCATCTTATCATGTTTACTATATGTATAGTTTTATCATTATACCATACATCATTCTCATATTTTTCTCTATTTCCATAACtagtacttaattaaaatttcaatagctTTATGATAAAGTTTTGTAATAAGTCAAGTGTTCgcgatggatttttttttataaaagtgaatACCTGTAAAACTAAAGGTGTGAttaatttacattcaatttcagataaattaaatgactaaacttaataaaagttataaacacCTATTTTTCTGTgcagaattaaaataacaaataaagtaaagttCACATTGATTATtggttgattaaaaaaaaatagatgaaaattaattagttgTGAGCATTTATCgttcgtaaattaaataaatatttgataatgatCAATGCTATGTAGTCATGATTTGTGCAGTagctacttattttaatttgtttgaacggttttcaatgtattttttttttttttttttctggcttttatttgtgtcaaaaagacacagattatttcgccaatgtcacgtgcgatggagaagacacggtagagattgattggtgcggtcgagattgcaggatcaatttaattttgaaggcataatagtagtagacggaattaaaaaaacccacaacctaaaacaacacaataataataattagataaaaaaaaataactgctatttaaacacagaaaaacaatcacaaaactatttatagcttaatcttattacgttcaatatatttacatagaaatttacaaaatggactaaacacaaacattaataaacattcgacattaatagggcgaggaacttttggagggagaacgtcatatgcgggatagaggagtttggggcaagagaacagtatatggggtagggaaccttcgtctaggccacactcacacaaagagtgatctctaactctaattttacatagatgtatgggagtacatgcatgtccaaggcgtagtcggcagatagttgtggtgatccaacgattggcttgcc harbors:
- the LOC125071923 gene encoding pre-rRNA-processing protein TSR2 homolog, whose translation is MLYDDFKPIVDLVFNNWTALQLAVEHGMGAPGGEKTAQLMSVYVARYCVENVVDRDDLTELLEDLMDEEFETVCHDNSPKEVSSLLVFFLGLLKEGRHDELRSHIEAMPKCQKWLSEPIHESVPPQCHGNPDDDTTSSDDDDDNDDEEQQIQPNSEVATTSNQADGVEPMDEDDLEPGWTVVRTRRRK